The following are encoded together in the Negativicutes bacterium genome:
- a CDS encoding PLP-dependent cysteine synthase family protein, translated as MDISEKFAALSSMIGNTPLLEISLKYKGELRKIYVKAEYYNLTGSIKDRIALHCMRKAYAKGTVKPADIIAEATSGNTGIAFSAVCSYLGHKVIIYMPDWMSSERKNLIRSYGAEIRLVSEEEGGFVGSIAKTEELAKGGGVFLPCQFSNEDNTEAHFSTTGPEIVKQLEKFGLIPDAIVAGVGTGGTVMGIGNFIKCINPNAKVYPLEPESSPTMSTGYQVGKHRIAGISDEFIPALMKMEQVDGIIAVDDGDSIIMAQMLSRQLGLGVGISSGANLLGALKVGDLIGGNKTIVTVFSDDSKKYLSTDYVKEEPVKAGFLTSQIELLGYKSVK; from the coding sequence ATGGATATCAGCGAGAAGTTTGCAGCTCTTTCCAGTATGATCGGCAATACGCCGCTGCTGGAGATTTCTTTGAAGTATAAAGGTGAACTCAGAAAAATCTATGTCAAAGCCGAATATTACAACCTGACCGGCAGCATCAAGGACCGCATCGCGTTGCATTGTATGCGCAAAGCGTATGCCAAAGGGACGGTCAAACCGGCTGACATCATCGCTGAAGCAACCAGCGGCAATACGGGGATCGCATTTTCCGCGGTCTGCAGTTATTTGGGGCATAAAGTTATAATTTACATGCCGGACTGGATGAGCAGCGAACGAAAAAATCTGATTCGCAGCTATGGAGCGGAGATCCGTTTGGTCAGCGAAGAGGAAGGCGGCTTCGTAGGAAGCATTGCGAAAACCGAAGAACTCGCCAAAGGAGGCGGCGTTTTCTTACCCTGCCAATTCTCCAACGAAGATAACACGGAAGCGCATTTCAGCACAACCGGACCGGAAATCGTCAAACAGCTTGAGAAATTCGGTTTGATTCCCGACGCGATTGTGGCCGGTGTCGGCACCGGCGGTACTGTAATGGGTATCGGCAATTTTATCAAATGTATCAATCCCAACGCCAAAGTTTACCCTTTGGAGCCGGAAAGTTCTCCTACCATGAGTACCGGTTACCAGGTTGGCAAACACCGCATCGCCGGTATTTCCGATGAATTTATTCCGGCTCTGATGAAAATGGAGCAAGTAGATGGCATTATTGCCGTGGATGACGGCGACTCCATTATTATGGCTCAGATGCTTTCCCGTCAGCTCGGGCTGGGTGTCGGTATTTCTTCCGGTGCGAATCTCTTGGGCGCTTTGAAGGTTGGCGATCTGATCGGCGGCAATAAAACCATCGTGACCGTCTTTAGTGACGACAGCAAGAAATATCTCTCGACCGATTATGTCAAAGAAGAACCGGTGAAAGCCGGTTTCCTCACTTCACAGATCGAACTGCTTGGTTATAAATCGGTGAAATAG
- the trpB gene encoding tryptophan synthase subunit beta: protein MNETKENLQSGQNSLSAGFFGQFGGQFIPPELQPTVEEVDLAWQKFRHDPEFQAEFLHLCKTYTGRPSLLYYAENLSRELGGAKIYLKREDLNHTGAHKINNALGQALLAKRMGKTHLIAETGAGQHGVATATVAALMGFSCDIYMGEEDTKRQALNVYRMELLGATVHAVTSGTRTLKDAVDAALMSWMQRHEDTHYLLGSAVGPHPFPEMVREFQSIIGREAKEQILAAEGKLPAAVIACVGGGSNAIGLFHEFACEKQVRLIGCEAAGRGLDTPDHAATLTLGRVGTFHGMKSYFNQTEANELAPVYSISAGLDYPGVGPEHAFLRDSGRAEYTAVTDDQAVHAFEVLSRSEGIIPAIESAHAVAFALQFAGTLPKEDCIIVNLSGRGDKDVAAIARYTRQVDLAE from the coding sequence ATGAATGAAACCAAGGAAAATCTCCAGTCTGGTCAAAATTCTCTCTCCGCAGGCTTTTTCGGTCAATTTGGCGGGCAGTTTATCCCGCCGGAATTACAGCCGACCGTAGAGGAAGTGGATTTGGCATGGCAAAAATTCCGGCATGATCCGGAGTTTCAAGCAGAATTTTTACATCTCTGCAAGACTTACACGGGACGTCCTTCTCTGCTTTATTATGCGGAAAATCTCAGCCGCGAATTGGGCGGCGCTAAAATCTATTTAAAACGCGAAGATTTGAATCATACCGGCGCCCATAAAATCAACAATGCGCTGGGACAAGCTTTATTAGCCAAACGCATGGGCAAGACCCATCTAATTGCCGAAACCGGCGCCGGTCAACATGGTGTTGCCACAGCCACGGTAGCGGCTTTAATGGGCTTCAGCTGCGATATTTATATGGGTGAGGAAGATACCAAGCGGCAGGCGTTAAATGTCTACCGCATGGAATTACTGGGCGCGACGGTGCACGCCGTCACCAGCGGCACGCGCACCTTAAAAGACGCTGTGGATGCGGCATTGATGTCCTGGATGCAGCGTCATGAAGATACCCATTATTTGCTGGGCTCGGCCGTGGGGCCGCATCCATTTCCAGAAATGGTGCGTGAGTTTCAGAGCATCATCGGCCGGGAAGCCAAAGAGCAGATTCTGGCAGCGGAAGGGAAACTGCCGGCAGCCGTGATCGCCTGTGTGGGCGGCGGCAGCAATGCCATTGGCTTGTTCCATGAATTCGCTTGCGAAAAGCAAGTTCGCCTGATCGGCTGTGAAGCCGCCGGCAGAGGCCTGGATACACCGGATCACGCCGCGACACTGACCTTGGGTCGGGTGGGAACCTTCCATGGCATGAAATCCTATTTCAACCAGACAGAGGCAAACGAATTGGCTCCGGTCTATTCCATCTCTGCCGGCTTGGATTACCCAGGCGTTGGGCCGGAGCATGCGTTTCTGCGGGACAGCGGCAGAGCGGAATACACAGCGGTGACCGATGACCAGGCGGTGCATGCCTTTGAGGTGCTTTCCCGCAGTGAGGGGATCATCCCGGCCATTGAAAGCGCGCATGCGGTGGCGTTTGCCCTGCAATTTGCCGGCACTTTGCCGAAAGAGGACTGCATCATTGTCAATCTTTCGGGCAGAGGGGATAAAGATGTAGCGGCGATTGCACGTTATACAAGACAGGTGGATTTAGCAGAGTAG
- a CDS encoding NAD(P)/FAD-dependent oxidoreductase — protein MPTQYDVIIIGAGPAGIFAAAELARKKPNWRILILEKGNDIQKRYCPMHDKHIPCIHCKNCSITSGWGGAGAYSDGKLTLTTEYGGWLGDFIGTKALEEIIAQVDDIYVRYGGNSKVYGMDLDKIKTIQRQAATADLRLIPAKIRHLGTDKNYEILTNLRQALDKLVEIRTETTVEQLLVQDRQISGVVLQDGSEITARFVIAAPGREGHEWFSEEAKRLNLPTTNNQVDIGVRVEVPAVVMSDLTDAIYESKFIYYSHSFDDQVRTFCMNPYGEVVMENTRGLITVNGHSYADMRTENTNFALLVAKTFTQPFNEPIAYGKNIAALANMLGDGVIVQRLGDLQSGRRSTEERIKRGLVTPSLPEATPGDLSLVMPYRHLVDIMEMLAALDKVAPGVNSRHTLLYGVEAKFYSNRMQVSNQLETKIHNLFAVGDGAGITRGLVQASASGLIAGRVIAERDEKSSAR, from the coding sequence ATGCCCACTCAATATGATGTCATTATCATCGGAGCCGGCCCCGCCGGTATTTTTGCCGCCGCTGAACTGGCCCGTAAAAAGCCAAATTGGCGTATCCTGATTCTGGAGAAGGGCAATGATATTCAAAAACGCTACTGCCCGATGCACGATAAACACATTCCCTGTATTCACTGTAAAAACTGCTCCATTACCTCCGGTTGGGGCGGCGCCGGTGCTTACTCCGATGGCAAACTCACGCTGACCACCGAATACGGCGGCTGGCTGGGCGATTTCATCGGCACCAAAGCGTTGGAAGAAATCATCGCTCAGGTAGATGATATCTACGTGCGCTACGGCGGTAATTCCAAAGTCTACGGCATGGATCTCGATAAAATCAAAACCATTCAGCGTCAGGCCGCCACTGCCGATCTGCGCCTGATTCCAGCCAAGATTCGCCACCTGGGTACGGATAAAAACTATGAAATTCTGACCAACCTGCGTCAAGCCCTGGATAAATTGGTGGAAATTCGAACGGAAACCACGGTGGAACAGCTCCTGGTGCAGGACCGTCAGATCAGCGGCGTTGTCTTGCAGGACGGCAGCGAAATCACCGCCCGCTTTGTCATTGCGGCGCCGGGCCGCGAGGGGCACGAATGGTTTTCCGAAGAGGCAAAACGCCTGAATCTGCCCACCACCAACAATCAGGTCGATATCGGTGTGCGGGTGGAAGTCCCGGCTGTGGTGATGTCTGACCTGACCGATGCGATCTATGAATCGAAATTTATTTACTATTCCCACTCCTTCGATGATCAGGTGCGGACTTTCTGTATGAATCCCTATGGGGAAGTCGTGATGGAAAATACGCGTGGCCTGATCACAGTCAACGGTCACAGCTATGCCGACATGAGAACCGAAAACACCAACTTTGCTTTGCTGGTCGCCAAGACCTTCACCCAACCGTTCAATGAACCGATCGCCTATGGTAAAAATATCGCAGCCCTGGCGAATATGCTGGGCGACGGCGTCATCGTTCAGCGTCTCGGCGATCTGCAGTCCGGTCGGCGTTCCACCGAAGAACGGATCAAACGCGGTTTGGTCACGCCCTCCCTGCCGGAAGCCACGCCCGGTGATTTAAGTCTTGTAATGCCCTACCGTCACCTGGTGGATATCATGGAAATGCTGGCAGCGCTGGATAAAGTAGCACCCGGCGTCAACAGCCGTCATACCCTGCTCTATGGCGTCGAAGCCAAATTCTATTCCAACCGCATGCAGGTCAGCAATCAATTGGAAACCAAAATTCACAATCTTTTTGCGGTAGGCGACGGGGCTGGCATCACCCGCGGTTTGGTGCAGGCATCGGCTTCCGGCTTAATTGCGGGCAGAGTCATCGCAGAACGCGATGAAAAGAGTTCTGCTCGGTAA
- a CDS encoding amidohydrolase, giving the protein MKMEIQKSAQEQFDYMVKHRRYLHIHPEMSGKEFETVQYIMQELKALQIPFVEVENGGVLGFIKGMRPGKTVLLRADVDALPIQEPPVNLKTERTCVSRNDGVMHACGHDAHTAMLLGAAKILNQHRDEIKGEILLVFERGEEAAGNIRQIMHYMEDHEVTWDGAWGLHCFQDMPTGTLGIRAGGCMAGSLVFRYKITGEGGHGSRPDLSRSPIDCMLAVLDDLYKAPMKYTNPFEPFTLSIGLIQAGTVQNVIPDTAEFAGTARFFDEEKSALPFLKHMAASAEALSKLYNCKIDYTVRHGKPLINQPEATRLAWDAITAVVGADHVVEGMPAMGSESFPAYANYAPACFAKLGIANPAVGSGAEIHNQFFDIDEKAMINGAAATVAFALAFLNNETAIPFTPFAGSVTDYYADSLKEVHFGE; this is encoded by the coding sequence ATGAAAATGGAGATTCAAAAATCGGCTCAGGAACAATTTGATTACATGGTAAAACACCGGCGTTATCTGCATATTCATCCGGAGATGTCCGGCAAGGAATTCGAAACGGTTCAGTACATCATGCAAGAGCTGAAGGCTTTGCAGATCCCTTTCGTTGAGGTAGAAAACGGCGGTGTGCTTGGTTTTATCAAAGGTATGCGCCCCGGCAAAACCGTCTTGCTGCGCGCCGACGTGGATGCCTTGCCCATTCAGGAACCGCCAGTCAACCTGAAGACAGAACGGACTTGCGTCAGCCGGAATGACGGCGTCATGCATGCCTGCGGACATGACGCTCACACCGCCATGCTGCTGGGAGCGGCAAAAATTCTCAATCAGCACAGGGATGAGATCAAAGGCGAAATCCTGCTCGTATTCGAACGCGGCGAAGAGGCGGCCGGCAACATCCGACAAATCATGCACTATATGGAAGATCACGAGGTTACCTGGGACGGCGCCTGGGGTCTGCATTGCTTCCAGGATATGCCGACCGGTACTCTTGGCATTCGCGCCGGCGGCTGCATGGCGGGTTCGCTCGTCTTCCGCTATAAAATCACCGGTGAAGGCGGCCATGGCTCCCGTCCGGATCTTTCCAGGAGCCCCATCGACTGCATGCTGGCGGTGCTGGACGATTTGTATAAGGCTCCGATGAAATATACCAATCCCTTTGAACCGTTTACGCTGTCTATCGGGCTGATTCAGGCCGGAACGGTGCAAAATGTGATTCCCGATACGGCGGAGTTTGCCGGTACGGCGCGTTTCTTTGACGAAGAAAAATCGGCTCTGCCCTTCTTAAAGCATATGGCCGCGAGCGCGGAGGCCTTGAGCAAGCTCTATAACTGCAAGATCGATTATACGGTCCGGCATGGCAAACCGCTGATTAACCAACCGGAGGCAACCCGGCTTGCTTGGGATGCGATTACGGCCGTCGTCGGCGCCGATCATGTTGTGGAAGGCATGCCCGCCATGGGTTCCGAAAGCTTCCCGGCTTACGCCAATTACGCGCCGGCTTGTTTTGCCAAACTGGGCATTGCCAATCCCGCGGTGGGCAGCGGTGCCGAGATTCATAACCAGTTTTTCGATATTGATGAAAAAGCCATGATCAACGGTGCGGCCGCCACCGTGGCGTTTGCCCTGGCGTTCCTCAACAATGAAACAGCCATTCCTTTCACACCGTTTGCCGGCAGCGTAACCGATTACTATGCCGACAGCTTAAAAGAGGTGCATTTTGGTGAATAA
- a CDS encoding DUF262 domain-containing protein — protein MATSFWQLIQTHKIVIPKLQRDYAQGRDSGKIAAIRENILTAICDALQGKTKPLELDFIYGYTNQSKSGEKERKIFYPLDGQQRLTTLFLLHWYVAAKEGYGEAAAPVLAKFTYETRHSSGLFCSELVNYQPQNFTESIRSDIINQPWFFTAWENDPTIRSMLVMLDAIQAKLAGYRLARLWPMLTADKAPVFFYLLPMERLGLPDDLYIKMNSRGKELTEFEYFKIRFAELLAQNSKKFAADPAKTFTRKADLDWSDLFWNLYRQDELTDIAKKVDEGFLRFFRFITDLIVGKSNRSREESAEEWQLFGQVYAVKENVEFLFGVLDAFVALEQRDPAFFTSLFTVESGPEAEGKIRLFFFNADANLFKKCANVYDTEERSNPFSMGEQLMLYGCIVHLLQSTVQFKVRIRKLRNLIANSEDSMRKENLAALLNSVAELISTDHLSAETKFNTRQIAEENEKAALIRQHAKLAKPLYHLEDHALLQGALAIFKLTPDLGEYARQFERVFAKDCNYDTISCALLTFADYSQTVGKTRRFGNKREYVWRELFSRSQRRGDYENTQKVLYKLLNAMRANPNLTVEEVVSSYLAAFAQNPNKEKDWRYYFIRYSEFRTFMEGYYAWNDAAKPYECMLLNKKTIEGSHWDPFLLTIKNKLGSLVTLEKKASPLKYLKGEVELQISNQNAGFQLQAVGAAGHALLKKMSRSGALTPDFFCKIKQSAAGLDEEDRIEKGIRLIESLKKL, from the coding sequence ATGGCGACGAGTTTTTGGCAGTTGATCCAAACGCATAAAATCGTAATCCCCAAACTGCAGCGCGATTACGCCCAGGGCCGCGATTCCGGCAAGATCGCCGCGATTCGGGAAAATATCCTGACTGCAATTTGTGATGCCCTGCAAGGCAAGACAAAACCGCTGGAATTGGATTTTATCTACGGCTATACCAATCAAAGCAAAAGCGGAGAGAAAGAGCGCAAAATTTTTTATCCGCTGGACGGACAGCAGCGCTTAACCACCTTGTTTTTGCTGCATTGGTATGTCGCAGCCAAAGAAGGCTATGGCGAGGCCGCCGCTCCTGTTTTAGCAAAATTCACTTACGAAACCAGGCACAGCTCCGGCCTGTTTTGTTCCGAATTGGTCAATTATCAGCCGCAGAATTTTACGGAATCGATCCGCAGCGATATCATCAATCAACCCTGGTTTTTCACCGCCTGGGAAAACGATCCGACCATCCGCTCGATGCTGGTCATGCTCGATGCAATTCAGGCAAAGCTGGCCGGGTATCGTTTAGCCAGGCTGTGGCCTATGCTGACCGCGGACAAAGCGCCGGTTTTCTTCTATTTGCTGCCGATGGAGCGGCTCGGTCTGCCCGATGATTTATACATCAAAATGAATTCCCGGGGCAAAGAATTGACCGAGTTTGAATATTTCAAGATTCGCTTTGCCGAGCTGCTCGCGCAAAACAGCAAGAAATTCGCGGCGGACCCGGCGAAAACCTTCACGCGCAAAGCGGATTTGGATTGGTCGGATTTATTCTGGAACCTCTACCGGCAGGACGAGCTGACGGATATCGCCAAAAAAGTGGATGAGGGGTTCCTGCGCTTTTTCCGCTTCATCACCGATCTCATCGTAGGTAAAAGCAATCGAAGCCGGGAAGAGAGCGCGGAGGAGTGGCAGCTGTTCGGGCAAGTTTATGCCGTCAAAGAGAATGTTGAGTTTCTTTTTGGCGTGCTGGATGCTTTTGTGGCCCTGGAGCAGCGCGATCCGGCTTTCTTCACCTCACTGTTCACGGTAGAATCCGGTCCGGAGGCGGAAGGCAAAATACGTTTGTTCTTTTTCAATGCGGATGCCAATTTGTTCAAAAAATGCGCCAATGTCTACGATACAGAAGAGCGCAGCAATCCCTTTTCCATGGGAGAGCAGCTGATGCTTTACGGCTGTATCGTTCATCTGCTGCAGTCAACCGTGCAATTCAAAGTCAGGATTCGTAAGCTGCGCAATCTCATTGCCAATTCCGAGGATAGCATGCGTAAGGAAAACCTGGCCGCTCTGCTCAATTCCGTCGCCGAGCTGATCAGCACCGATCACTTATCGGCGGAGACAAAATTCAACACCCGGCAGATTGCCGAAGAGAATGAGAAGGCAGCTCTGATCCGGCAGCATGCCAAGCTGGCCAAACCGCTTTATCATCTGGAGGATCATGCTCTGCTGCAGGGTGCGCTGGCGATTTTTAAATTGACACCCGATCTCGGCGAATATGCCAGGCAATTCGAGCGGGTTTTTGCCAAAGACTGCAATTATGACACCATCAGCTGCGCGCTGCTCACGTTTGCCGATTATTCGCAGACGGTAGGCAAAACCAGAAGGTTCGGCAATAAAAGAGAGTATGTCTGGCGTGAATTATTCAGCCGCAGCCAACGGCGCGGCGATTATGAAAACACCCAGAAGGTGCTCTATAAACTCCTGAATGCCATGCGGGCAAACCCGAACCTGACAGTGGAAGAAGTGGTGAGCTCCTATCTGGCTGCTTTTGCTCAGAACCCCAACAAAGAGAAAGACTGGCGCTATTATTTTATTCGCTACAGCGAGTTCAGGACATTTATGGAGGGGTATTATGCCTGGAACGATGCCGCCAAACCCTACGAGTGCATGTTGCTGAACAAGAAAACAATTGAGGGCAGTCATTGGGATCCGTTCCTGTTGACCATCAAGAATAAACTGGGCAGTCTGGTCACGCTGGAAAAGAAAGCTTCTCCCCTCAAGTATCTCAAAGGAGAGGTCGAACTGCAGATCAGCAATCAGAATGCCGGTTTCCAATTACAGGCTGTCGGAGCGGCCGGCCATGCTTTGCTGAAAAAAATGAGCCGCTCCGGTGCGCTTACGCCGGACTTTTTCTGCAAGATCAAACAATCCGCCGCCGGTCTGGACGAAGAAGACAGAATTGAGAAAGGCATCCGCCTGATCGAAAGCCTGAAAAAGTTGTAA
- the ybaK gene encoding Cys-tRNA(Pro) deacylase, with product MEKTNVMRLLEINEIDYTAYEYDAELTEGEQVAAAIGKDPDTVFKTLVTIGSDRQYYVFVIPVNCILSLKKAAKTVKVKSIEMIRQKELLPLTGYLHGGCSPLGMKKKFVTVVHDTAGLFETITCSAGRKGVQVQLTPQDLLQMSKGYYGDLVE from the coding sequence ATGGAAAAAACAAATGTCATGCGCTTGCTGGAGATCAATGAGATAGACTATACTGCATATGAATATGATGCTGAGCTTACAGAGGGAGAACAGGTCGCAGCGGCAATCGGTAAAGATCCGGACACAGTATTTAAGACTCTGGTGACGATTGGCAGCGACAGGCAGTATTATGTTTTTGTGATCCCGGTAAACTGCATACTCAGCTTAAAAAAAGCGGCCAAAACGGTGAAAGTGAAGAGCATTGAAATGATCAGGCAAAAGGAGCTATTGCCTTTGACCGGTTATCTGCATGGAGGCTGCTCTCCGCTGGGTATGAAAAAGAAGTTTGTGACGGTGGTGCATGATACGGCCGGTTTATTTGAGACGATTACCTGCAGCGCCGGGAGAAAGGGAGTTCAGGTACAATTGACACCGCAGGATTTATTGCAGATGAGCAAGGGATATTATGGCGATCTCGTCGAGTAA
- a CDS encoding carboxypeptidase M32: MDKETTLKQFHEYQNRMAAFRFAMFHISWDASTEAPPMSAAYRGKMLGILSKDNYSMQRDPKNIAMLEAVSQMTEIDPLDQFAAAKMLKEINKNAKIPQEEMVARQQDNAMAKKVWEEARKQNNFAMFAPYLAKNIEHNKISAEYRGYVGHPYNTLLDDFEEGMNMERYDAFFGLLRAELVPFTKKIQTEGKKIDDSALYQYYPKADQRKFLEYLAGVLRYDLNRGVISESAHPFTSGASYNDMRVTARYLEHYLPASIFLGMHEMGHAIHSQQGDPAQEGRMIGGAGMGIGESQSRFYENYIGRSHAFWQRHFYKLQNIFPQQLAAYDPESFYQMANRSKPGLIRLDADELTYPMHIMVRYELERQIMSGEVDIMRLPEMWNDKMEEYLGVRPQNDSEGILQDTHWANGSFGYFPTYALGTAYGAQFFHALCQEVDVEKEIANDRMQTINAWLREKIHRHGGLLTPDELMINASGESFDPHYYVNYLKDKYSRIYF, encoded by the coding sequence ATGGACAAGGAAACTACGTTAAAACAGTTCCATGAATATCAAAACAGAATGGCAGCCTTCCGTTTTGCCATGTTTCACATCAGTTGGGATGCCTCCACCGAAGCGCCGCCGATGTCGGCTGCTTATCGCGGCAAAATGCTGGGTATTTTGAGCAAGGATAACTATTCCATGCAGCGCGATCCCAAGAATATCGCCATGCTGGAAGCCGTCAGCCAAATGACAGAGATTGACCCGCTCGATCAATTTGCCGCCGCCAAAATGCTGAAGGAGATTAACAAGAACGCCAAGATTCCGCAGGAGGAAATGGTCGCCCGCCAGCAGGACAATGCCATGGCCAAAAAGGTCTGGGAAGAAGCCAGAAAGCAAAACAATTTTGCCATGTTTGCGCCATATCTTGCCAAAAACATTGAACATAATAAGATTTCTGCCGAATATCGCGGCTATGTCGGGCATCCTTATAACACGCTGCTGGATGATTTCGAAGAAGGCATGAACATGGAGCGTTATGATGCTTTCTTTGGCCTGCTGCGCGCGGAGCTGGTTCCTTTTACCAAGAAAATTCAAACGGAAGGCAAAAAAATCGACGACAGCGCGCTGTATCAATATTATCCCAAAGCCGATCAGCGCAAGTTTTTGGAATATCTCGCCGGCGTCTTGCGTTATGATTTAAACCGCGGTGTGATCAGCGAATCCGCCCATCCCTTCACCAGCGGCGCTTCCTATAACGACATGCGGGTGACCGCTCGTTACCTGGAGCATTATCTGCCGGCCTCTATTTTCCTGGGAATGCACGAGATGGGACATGCCATTCATTCGCAGCAAGGCGATCCCGCCCAGGAAGGCCGTATGATCGGCGGCGCCGGCATGGGCATCGGCGAATCGCAGTCGCGCTTCTATGAAAACTATATCGGCCGCAGCCACGCCTTCTGGCAGCGCCATTTCTATAAGCTGCAGAATATTTTTCCGCAGCAGCTGGCCGCTTACGATCCGGAATCTTTCTACCAGATGGCAAACCGCAGCAAACCGGGCTTGATTCGTCTCGATGCGGATGAACTGACTTATCCGATGCACATCATGGTTCGCTATGAGTTGGAACGTCAAATCATGTCCGGCGAAGTAGATATTATGCGGTTGCCCGAAATGTGGAACGACAAGATGGAGGAATACCTTGGCGTGCGTCCGCAGAACGACAGCGAAGGCATCCTGCAGGATACCCACTGGGCCAACGGTTCCTTTGGTTATTTCCCCACCTACGCGCTGGGCACCGCTTACGGCGCGCAATTCTTCCATGCGCTCTGCCAAGAGGTAGATGTGGAAAAAGAAATCGCCAACGACCGCATGCAGACCATCAACGCCTGGCTGCGCGAAAAGATTCACCGCCATGGCGGCTTATTGACGCCGGATGAACTGATGATCAATGCCAGCGGCGAATCCTTTGACCCGCATTATTATGTCAATTACCTGAAAGACAAATACAGCAGGATTTATTTCTAG
- a CDS encoding carboxypeptidase-like regulatory domain-containing protein, translating into MPDTYTLQGTVKDKTGNPIAEAEVRLLDRHFETLYSGLTDANGNYALPVQAGVYPFFFACKDYALNNLEFWCQDLPLWTDLSLDAVIDKLEVYGLHCFSIRGASPALTLYFRPMSLEKVLAKENNLCPDLEAAQIKAWVNGVACPLLHCNRVSEYIKADQAAMDAFLIQIARPDGVALLPDATYYLLLEINDCHSGAVGQAGVYFTY; encoded by the coding sequence ATGCCGGATACCTATACGCTGCAGGGGACAGTCAAAGATAAAACTGGAAATCCGATCGCAGAAGCGGAAGTCCGCTTGCTCGATCGTCATTTTGAAACCCTTTATAGCGGTCTGACCGATGCAAACGGAAATTACGCACTGCCGGTGCAAGCAGGCGTTTACCCTTTCTTTTTTGCCTGTAAGGATTATGCGCTCAACAATCTGGAATTCTGGTGTCAGGACTTGCCGCTCTGGACGGATCTGAGCCTGGATGCTGTCATCGACAAATTGGAAGTCTATGGCCTGCATTGTTTTTCAATTCGTGGAGCAAGTCCCGCTCTCACCCTTTATTTTCGTCCAATGAGCTTAGAAAAAGTTCTGGCCAAGGAAAATAACCTTTGCCCGGATCTGGAAGCAGCGCAGATCAAGGCCTGGGTGAATGGGGTTGCCTGCCCTTTGCTGCACTGTAATCGAGTAAGCGAGTATATCAAAGCGGATCAAGCGGCGATGGATGCCTTTTTGATCCAAATCGCCCGGCCGGATGGTGTTGCCCTGCTGCCCGATGCAACTTACTACCTCCTGCTGGAAATCAACGACTGTCATTCGGGAGCGGTTGGTCAGGCAGGCGTCTACTTTACTTATTAA
- a CDS encoding B3/4 domain-containing protein translates to MSKFRIEPSFWQLFPQCEIGVVVLHGIDNSEAGSEPFRRQRIGQLENANREAKKYLTGAAFSQNPVVAIWRQAFTQFKTRKGARSSIEALLKRIEKGNAVGPINPLVDIYNTVSLRYGLPCGGEDLDCFAGDLRLTVTAGGDGFLALGDEESDPTLPGEVCYLDDQGAVCRCWNWRDGQRTMLTEGTKNAVLVIESVDPSRHADLLAALDLLAKTAVQYLGGQAATKILTRDAAEIDLAGQL, encoded by the coding sequence ATGAGCAAATTTCGGATTGAACCGTCTTTCTGGCAGCTGTTCCCACAGTGTGAGATTGGCGTGGTTGTGCTGCATGGCATCGACAACAGCGAAGCGGGCAGCGAGCCGTTCCGCCGGCAGCGGATCGGACAGTTGGAAAATGCGAACCGCGAGGCAAAGAAATATTTAACCGGGGCGGCGTTCAGCCAAAATCCGGTCGTGGCGATTTGGCGTCAGGCGTTTACTCAGTTTAAGACCAGGAAAGGCGCCCGCTCCTCCATTGAAGCGCTCTTGAAACGCATCGAAAAAGGCAATGCAGTAGGTCCGATTAATCCCCTGGTGGACATATATAACACGGTCTCGCTGCGCTATGGCTTACCTTGCGGCGGGGAGGATCTCGATTGCTTTGCCGGTGATTTACGCCTGACGGTCACCGCCGGCGGCGATGGCTTTCTGGCGCTGGGCGATGAAGAGAGCGATCCGACCCTGCCGGGGGAAGTCTGCTATCTGGACGATCAGGGCGCGGTCTGCCGCTGCTGGAACTGGCGCGATGGTCAGCGCACGATGCTGACGGAGGGCACAAAAAATGCCGTTTTGGTGATTGAATCGGTCGATCCCAGCCGTCACGCGGATCTGTTGGCGGCCCTGGACTTGCTGGCGAAGACAGCGGTGCAGTATCTGGGCGGTCAGGCTGCGACAAAAATTCTGACGCGGGACGCTGCCGAAATTGATTTAGCCGGTCAGTTATGA